Proteins encoded within one genomic window of Papio anubis isolate 15944 chromosome X, Panubis1.0, whole genome shotgun sequence:
- the LOC110742167 gene encoding tenascin-X-like has product MRVGLRAGNEAVFAQYDSFRVDSAAECYRLHLEGYHGTAGHSKSYHSGSVFPALDGDLNNLLISCAVSYRGAWWYRNCHYANLNGLYRSTEHSGPSGSELALLEGLRVLGAPHGNEAETKKLSLPSRGRLSCCPPLSHPRMTAEH; this is encoded by the coding sequence ATGCGCGTGGGCCTGCGGGCTGGGAACGAGGCTGTGTTCGCCCAGTACGACTCCTTCCGCGTAGACTCGGCTGCGGAGTGCTACCGCCTCCACCTGGAGGGCTACCACGGCACCGCAGGGCACTCCAAGAGCTACCACAGCGGCAGTGTCTTCCCTGCCCTTGATGGGGACCTCAACAACTTGCTCATCTCCTGCGCCGTCTCCTACCGAGGAGCCTGGTGGTACAGGAACTGCCACTACGCCAACCTCAACGGACTCTACAGGAGCACAGAGCACAGTGGACCATCAGGGAGTGAGCTGGCACTACTGGAAGGGCTTCGAGTTCTCGGTGCCCCTCACGGAAATGAAGCTGAGACCAAGAAACTTTCTCTCCCCAGCCGGGGGAGGCTGAGCTGCTGCCCACCTCTCTCGCACCCCAGGATGACTGCCGAGCACTGA